The following proteins are encoded in a genomic region of Parus major isolate Abel chromosome 20, Parus_major1.1, whole genome shotgun sequence:
- the SLC32A1 gene encoding vesicular inhibitory amino acid transporter, with product MATLLRSKLSNVATSVSHKSQAKMSGMFARMGFQAATDEEAVGFAHCDDLDMEHRQGLQMDILKSEGSEEGGEPPLEGDIHYQRDGTGPLPPSASKEACSELSGQGKPKITAWEAGWNVTNAIQGMFVLGLPYAILHGGYLGLFLIIFAAVVCCYTGKILIACLYEENEDGEIVRVRDSYVDIANACCAPRFPTLGGRIVNVAQIIELVMTCILYVVVSGNLMYNSFPNLPVSQKSWSIIATAVLLPCAFLKNLKAVSKFSLLCTLAHFVINILVIAYCLSRARDWAWDKVKFYIDVKKFPISIGIIVFSYTSQIFLPSLEGNMQNPKEFHCMMNWTHIAACILKGLFALVAYLTWADETKEVITDNLPSTIRAVVNIFLVAKALLSYPLPFFAAVEVLERSLFQDGNRAFFPNCYGGDGRLKSWGLTLRCALVVFTLLMAIYVPHFALLMGLTGSLTGAGLCFLLPSLFHLKLLWRKLLWHHVFFDVAIFVIGGICSISGFIHSLEGLIEAFRTNAED from the exons ATGGCCACCCTTCTCCGCAGCAAGCTCTCCAACGTGGCCACCTCGGTGTCGCACAAATCCCAGGCGAAGATGAGCGGCATGTTCGCCAGGATGGGCTTCCAGGCGGCCACCGATGAGGAGGCGGTGGGCTTCGCCCACTGCGACGACCTGGACATGGAGCATCGGCAAGGGCTGCAGATGGACATCCTCAAGTCCGAGGGCAGCGAGGAGGGCGGCGAGCCGCCCCTGGAGGGGGACATCCACTACCAGCGGGACGGCACAGGGCCCCTGCCGCCCAGCGCCTCCAAGGAGGCCTGCTCCGAGCTCTCCGGGCAGGGCAAGCCCAAGATCACGGCATGGGAGGCGGGATGGAACGTCACCAACGCCATCCAG GGGATGTTTGTTCTGGGCCTGCCCTATGCCATCCTTCACGGTGGATACCTAGGactctttttaataattttcgCTGCAGTGGTTTGCTGCTACACTGGGAAAATCCTTATTGCCTGTCTTTACGAAGAGAATGAGGATGGGGAGATAGTCAGGGTGAGAGACTCCTACGTGGACATCGCGAACGCGTGCTGCGCGCCCCGCTTCCCCACCCTCGGGGGCAGAATTGTGAACGTGGCTCAGATCATTGAACTGGTCATGACCTGCATCCTCTATGTGGTGGTCAGTGGGAACCTGATGTACAACAGCTTCCCCAACCTGCCTGTCTCCCAGAAGTCGTGGTCCATCATTGCCACGGCAGTGCTCCTGCCTTGTGCGTTCTTGAAGAACCTCAAGGCAGTCTCCAAGTTCAGCTTGCTCTGCACATTAGCCCACTTTGTCATCAACATCCTGGTGATCGCCTACTGCCTCTCCAGGGCGCGCGACTGGGCCTGGGACAAAGTCAAGTTTTACATTGATGTCAAGAAGTTCCCCATCTCCATTGGCATCATTGTTTTCAGCTACACCTCCCAGATCTTTCTGCCTTCCTTGGAGGGGAACATGCAGAACCCCAAGGAGTTTCATTGCATGATGAACTGGACTCACATAGCAGCTTGCATCCTTAAGGGACTCTTTGCCTTGGTCGCCTACCTGACCTGGGCTGATGAGACCAAGGAGGTCATTACAGACAACTTGCCATCCACCATTAGGGCAGTAGTCAACATTTTCTTGGTGGCCAAAGCCTTGCTCTCGTACCCCTTGCCGTTCTTTGCAGCTGTAGAAGTCCTGGAGAGGTCCCTTTTCCAAGATGGAAACAGGGCTTTCTTTCCCAACTGCTATGGGGGTGACGGGCGGCTCAAATCCTGGGGACTCACCCTCAGATGTGCCCTGGTAGTTTTCACCCTGCTCATGGCAATTTACGTCCCCCATTTTGCCCTCTTGATGGGTCTTACTGGGAGCCTCACAGGCGCAGGGCTCTGTTTCCTGCTCCCCAGTCTCTTCCATCTCAAACTCTTGTGGAGGAAGCTCTTGTGGCACCATGTCTTCTTTGATGTTGCCATTTTCGTTATAGGTGGTatctgcagcatctctgggtTCATCCACTCTTTAGAAGGCCTCATAGAGGCTTTCAGAACCAATGCTGAAGACTAA